From the genome of Candidatus Electrothrix communis, one region includes:
- a CDS encoding transposase — protein sequence MFKKTSPQLTLTEPAFQMAGILPKDDWSFIYKDKIWPLIDENQFKHLYSKEAGAPNISIKLKVSLLIFMALEQLNWRQVEFMFMRRIDWINATYSEFGQAFIDHTTLFKFYQQIEDDKATYQLFVDLTNNFIKSCGVSKKKQRVDSFSCLDGSRHFPVMDYSRKPSGVSSSTTKA from the coding sequence ATGTTCAAAAAAACAAGTCCCCAATTAACTCTCACAGAACCAGCTTTTCAGATGGCGGGTATTTTGCCAAAAGACGACTGGTCGTTTATCTACAAAGATAAAATTTGGCCTCTCATAGACGAAAACCAGTTCAAGCATCTTTATTCGAAAGAGGCCGGGGCACCGAATATTTCAATCAAGCTGAAAGTATCCCTGCTCATTTTTATGGCTCTGGAACAACTCAACTGGCGGCAGGTTGAGTTTATGTTTATGCGCAGGATCGATTGGATCAATGCGACATATTCAGAATTTGGACAAGCCTTTATCGACCATACCACGTTATTCAAGTTTTATCAGCAAATCGAAGATGATAAAGCCACTTACCAACTCTTTGTCGACCTCACCAATAACTTTATCAAAAGCTGTGGGGTTTCAAAGAAGAAACAGCGCGTTGATTCTTTTTCATGCTTGGATGGCTCGCGACACTTTCCCGTTATGGATTATTCAAGGAAACCATCAGGGGTTTCTTCAAGCACTACGAAAGCATAA
- a CDS encoding DOMON domain-containing protein yields MKGSKHGVVVFAVLYALISSSLVFAEGYDHKTEVKDMSFSWKVDGENLKVKLSAKTTSWVGVGFNPSSKMKGAGFVLGYVKKGKVKVSDEYGDGENSHKSDKKLGGTDNVTVIGGSEKDGVTTVEFSLPLKSGEETDAVIQPDGETTVLLAYGEGRDSFKVKHKFRTAIKVNLQTGEVK; encoded by the coding sequence ATGAAAGGAAGCAAACATGGTGTTGTGGTTTTTGCGGTACTGTATGCCTTGATAAGTAGCAGCCTCGTTTTTGCCGAAGGCTATGATCATAAAACAGAAGTAAAGGATATGAGCTTTTCCTGGAAGGTTGACGGAGAAAATTTAAAAGTAAAACTCTCCGCCAAAACGACAAGCTGGGTTGGTGTTGGCTTTAACCCCTCCTCGAAGATGAAGGGTGCTGGTTTCGTTCTCGGCTATGTGAAAAAGGGGAAGGTAAAGGTCTCTGATGAATACGGCGATGGTGAAAACAGCCACAAGTCGGACAAGAAGCTGGGCGGGACAGATAATGTGACCGTTATCGGCGGATCTGAAAAGGACGGTGTGACCACAGTCGAGTTTTCTCTCCCCCTTAAGTCCGGTGAAGAAACAGACGCGGTTATTCAACCGGACGGAGAAACAACCGTTCTTCTGGCCTATGGTGAAGGCCGTGATAGTTTCAAGGTAAAGCATAAGTTTCGTACTGCCATTAAAGTGAATTTGCAGACAGGCGAGGTTAAGTAG
- a CDS encoding transposase — protein sequence MARDTFPLWIIQGNHQGFLQALRKHKPGLYAEVKDELSLDYLQDNFDLTEKDKDKARGRIKEMAKDLYLLKTSFEHHHQVGHYQTFKTLAQVFDQQCAVKSENDLSSSPADVDSDKELVEAARNTAPVDSEEEISSGNMTPADESADSTKNIVPAEPEIEMRAKPVGDKIISTPHNTDAEYTRKRNQTVVGHKGFVTETCDPDNKVQFITDVNLEAATHADATEISFIEQRLEENNLKPKELNADAGFVNGQSILEAAARGIDLAGPSSGRSQSIEGFADIDRPLDIADFKVQINDETKELSVLSCPKNQVPIDQPRSEKTGKLLVHFNSDVCRACGVCDRCPVKIGVKIATLTVDEAQYAGAARHHQYMGDPEYRRKCGIRAGAESLVNEIANAHDGRQSRHRNEKGSRLQLVMAGISCNVKRFIRFTQNSVQNPSNVVA from the coding sequence ATGGCTCGCGACACTTTCCCGTTATGGATTATTCAAGGAAACCATCAGGGGTTTCTTCAAGCACTACGAAAGCATAAGCCCGGACTGTATGCAGAGGTAAAAGACGAACTTTCCCTTGATTACCTACAGGATAATTTTGATTTAACAGAAAAGGATAAAGATAAGGCCAGAGGTCGAATCAAGGAAATGGCCAAGGATCTTTACCTGCTGAAAACATCTTTTGAACATCATCATCAAGTGGGCCATTACCAGACATTTAAGACATTAGCCCAAGTGTTTGATCAGCAGTGTGCTGTTAAATCTGAAAATGACCTTTCTTCTTCTCCTGCTGATGTTGACTCTGACAAAGAACTCGTTGAAGCTGCAAGGAATACCGCTCCGGTTGACTCTGAAGAGGAAATATCGTCTGGCAACATGACACCTGCTGATGAATCAGCTGACAGTACAAAAAATATTGTTCCTGCTGAACCTGAGATAGAAATGCGGGCGAAGCCGGTGGGTGATAAAATCATATCCACTCCGCATAATACCGATGCTGAATATACGCGTAAAAGGAACCAAACGGTTGTTGGTCATAAAGGATTTGTTACCGAAACTTGCGATCCTGATAACAAAGTTCAATTTATTACTGATGTAAACCTTGAAGCCGCAACTCATGCTGATGCAACAGAAATATCTTTTATAGAACAACGACTTGAAGAGAACAATCTGAAACCAAAAGAACTGAATGCGGATGCTGGTTTTGTCAATGGACAGTCAATCCTGGAAGCGGCAGCAAGGGGTATAGACTTGGCAGGTCCCAGTTCAGGACGATCACAGAGTATAGAAGGGTTTGCTGACATAGACCGCCCTCTTGATATTGCTGACTTTAAGGTTCAAATTAATGATGAGACGAAAGAGCTTTCTGTTTTGTCCTGCCCGAAAAATCAAGTTCCGATCGATCAGCCTCGCAGTGAGAAAACCGGCAAACTCCTGGTTCATTTCAACAGTGATGTTTGTAGAGCTTGTGGCGTCTGTGACCGTTGTCCGGTTAAAATTGGTGTTAAAATAGCAACATTAACTGTGGACGAGGCACAATATGCTGGAGCCGCTCGCCATCATCAGTATATGGGTGATCCAGAATACCGCAGGAAATGTGGTATCCGTGCAGGAGCCGAAAGTCTTGTAAACGAAATTGCCAATGCACACGACGGCAGGCAATCACGTCATCGAAATGAAAAAGGATCCCGGCTACAGTTAGTGATGGCTGGAATAAGTTGTAATGTGAAGCGATTTATCCGTTTTACGCAGAACTCCGTCCAAAATCCATCAAATGTGGTCGCATAG
- a CDS encoding SCO family protein gives MRHGWLCLALLMLLPLYCPMQSAAEPGDTQAEGTEKEYKVGDPALDVLWVDEHNGKYLPLDSSFLDETGSTVTLKDLIDRPTLLLPVYFHCPNSCTLNLSHLTDAVNRSSFTPGKDFNLIAFSFNDQDDPAKAQAAKGNYMRLLPETFPTESWKYLTGSKEDILALTSSIGYRFDQRKDGTFIHPSALVAVAADGMIIKYVYGTFISGDVDMAISEAQKGTPALSVRRFLDYCFNYAPEKTRAFFTNIKLFVVLGFACAGGLLFLWLRRKERRKEEGGASAHDDHHQTGNKV, from the coding sequence ATGCGACATGGTTGGCTCTGTCTTGCTCTTTTGATGCTGCTGCCCCTTTATTGCCCGATGCAGTCTGCTGCTGAACCGGGTGATACGCAGGCGGAAGGAACGGAGAAGGAATATAAAGTCGGTGATCCTGCCCTTGATGTCCTTTGGGTAGATGAACACAACGGCAAGTATCTCCCGCTGGACAGCAGCTTTCTTGATGAAACCGGCAGCACCGTGACGCTGAAGGATCTCATAGACAGGCCAACCCTGCTCCTGCCCGTCTATTTCCATTGCCCGAACAGCTGCACTCTCAATCTCTCCCACCTGACCGATGCTGTCAACAGGTCAAGCTTCACTCCCGGTAAAGATTTCAACCTTATTGCCTTCAGTTTTAATGATCAGGATGATCCTGCAAAGGCACAGGCGGCCAAGGGAAACTATATGCGGCTTCTGCCGGAGACCTTTCCCACGGAGAGCTGGAAGTACCTCACCGGCAGTAAAGAGGATATCCTGGCCCTGACCAGCTCCATCGGCTACCGGTTTGATCAGCGGAAGGACGGCACCTTCATCCATCCCTCGGCCTTGGTCGCGGTTGCCGCTGACGGCATGATCATTAAATATGTCTACGGGACCTTTATCAGCGGCGATGTGGACATGGCTATCTCCGAAGCGCAGAAGGGCACGCCTGCTTTATCTGTGCGTCGTTTTCTTGATTATTGTTTTAACTATGCCCCGGAAAAAACCAGGGCGTTTTTTACCAATATAAAGCTGTTTGTCGTCTTAGGTTTTGCATGTGCAGGAGGGCTCTTATTCCTCTGGCTCCGTCGAAAAGAAAGGAGAAAAGAAGAGGGAGGGGCATCTGCACATGATGATCATCATCAGACAGGAAACAAGGTATGA